The nucleotide window ACGAAAACGAATTTGGAAAAGTAGTCGTCGATTGTGCATTTCAAGTCCACAAGGCACTCGGACCAGGTCTGCTGGAGTCGGTCTACGAAGTGGCATTGCTTCACGACATACGCAAACGCGGACTGAATGCCGAGAGGCAGGTTCCGATTCCAGTTCAATACGACGGAGTTCAGTTTGAGGAAGGATTCCGAGCTGACATCATCGTCGAAGGACTCGTCATTCTCGAACTGAAGTCTGTTGAATCCGTTCACAAAGTCCACAAGAAGCAACTGCTCACTTACCTTCGTCTCGCCGATAAACGCCTCGGGTATCTCATCAACTTTGGTGAGGAGCTAATCAAAGACGGTATTTCACGAGTTGCAAATGGCGTGGATGACTGGGGCACGCGAAGACGCGAAGCCGCTAAGGATGGAAGGTCATGAGTAAGAAACTTCGCGTCTTAGCGCCTTCGCGTGAGCCCTTCCCGAAAACCGCCTCCGCATTCAAACCGAAACGTATTGATCTCACGCGAAGGCGCGAAGCCGCGAAGGAGGAGAGATCATGACTAAGAATCTTCGCGACTTAGCGCCTTCGCGTGAGAACTTCACTCATCGCACCGAACAAAAGCGGATCGTGTCGAAGGTGTCGGTCCTTTTGTCGCAGCTCGACGAGTTGTCCGCGCGATTGCGCTGCCGCCAGTCCACCACCGACGCCCTCCTCACCGCCCTCATCCATCAAATCTTGGAGGGCACCAAGTGACAACAAAGCGAAACAACCAAATCACAGGCAACGTCGGCATGTACTACGCCTGTTACCAACGTCAACAAACGCCAAGGGAGCCGAAGCTGATGCGAAACCTGCGGGCAACCCGGGAAGCCGAACTGCTGGCCCACTATCCGGCGAAAGATGTTTGCAGCTGGCTGGGCAGCAGCCCAAATGTGGCGAACAAGCACGACGCCATGACGATGCAGGCGTCGTTTGACCGTGCCGTGGCAGCAGACGCTGGCATCACAGGGGTGACTTGTGGGGTGCCTAGAAAAGTACCTCTGAAAGTACCCCAGACCATGCCAGAAAAGCCGGCCCAAAATCGAGACACGAAAAAAGCCGATCAAGAAAACCCCGCAAAAAACTGGGGATGTCTTCAATCGGCTTTGGCTGGCTTATCGATCAGCTACCCCGCTAGGACTCGAACCTAGAATGACTGAACCAAAATCAGTAGTGTTGCCGATTACACCACGGGGTAGGACGGAGCAGAGTGTAGCAGTCGATGTGGATTTGCTAAAGAGCACCTGCGGCATTGCGACCCAGATTTTTGCCCCCAACGGCCGTCGCTTTGCGTCCAAAATTTTGGGTCATCGATTGGCGTGAACGGCGAAGGCCAGTCGTTGCAGTTCGCGGGCCAGGTCGACGTTGATCACCGCCACCGACGACGGCAATTTGATCGTCATCGGCGTGAAATTCAAGATGCCGGTGACTCCGACACCCACCAATTTCGACGCGACCTCCGGGGCGGCATCGACGGGGACCGCCAGGATTCCCAGATCGGGCTGGATCGACGCGCACACGCCTTCGAGCATGTTGAAGTCGGCGACCCGGATCCCGCCCAGCTTGCGGCCGATTTTCGCCGGATCGATGTCGAAGGCGACCGCCAGGTGAAACCCCAATTGGTCGAAGCCGCGGTATCGCAGCAGGGCGTCGCCCAGCGATCCGACGCCCACCAGGATGACCTTCCACCGGACGCCGCTGCCCAGCAACATGCCGATGCGATCGGCCAAATCGGCAACGTCGTAACCCACCCCGCGGCGGCCCACGCTGCCCAGTGAACTGAGGTCACGTCGAACGACCGCGGGCGAAACGTCGACCAGTTTGCCCATTTCGCGGCTGTTGATCGACGTCGTTCCACCGGCCAGGACGCGGTGCAATTCGCGGTGGTACAGGGACAGGCGTCCGACGGCGGCGCGTGGCAGATCGGCGGCGATCTGCCGGAGGACTTCGGGTGACGGATCGTCGTCGCATGAATCGTTGGCCGCATCATTCATGCCGCCATTGTGTCACGAATGGGGCGAATCCGCACGAGTCAAGTCGGCAAAACCGCCGCCCTTTTGGGGGACACCAATGTCCAAATATCGTGGGCAGGTGGGATAAATCCCCTCGGGAAACCCCTTGGCTTATCCGCTGACCCGCACAACCGGTACAACCCGAAGCTTTGTCAGCAAAGGCCGACCCAAACGTCCCAAATTGCCTCGGTGGTGCGGTTTGCGTGGGCAACGTTTTCAACGTGGTCGATGTAGTCACTGCATCGGAACCAGTTTCGTTAGGGCATGGATTTTCCCTCAGCCCGATAGTTCTCCCAGGCCGCACTTCGTACCAGCGGACTACAGCACGGGGGAGCCGGCGAGGCGACTCGAGAGTATCGAGCGCCGGGGCCGCGAAATTCCGATTCAGACGCCGCGATCCGAGCAAGTTGCTCGGCGGCGTTCACGCTACGTCCTAGCGACACTCGCGTTGTTTCCTGTGGAGAAGTTAAAGATGAAAAGGCTGTGGTTGTTGCCTGCCTTGACGATGATCAGCATCGTCTCGGGCGCAAATTCCGCGAGCGCCGCTTATTGTGGCGCAATCAGCTATGAAGGCTGTAGCGGATGTGGTGGTTCGGTTGTCGAAGGTGGTGCGGTTGCCGATGGCGCCGTGGTTGCTGACGGCGGCGCGGCTGCCGGTGGTTCGTACACCGTGATGCGATCGGTTCAAGAAACCGTTTACGAGCAAGTCCAAGAGACTCGCTATCGCACGCGGACCGAAACGTACTACGAAGACAAGGAAGTTCAAGCGACTCGGATGGTCCAAGAACAACGGACCAAAGACGTCAATTACACCGTGATGGTGCCGACGTACGAAACCAAAACTCGTACGATCAACTACACGGTCAACAAGCCGGTGTACGAACAACACCAGCGCGTCATCAACTACACGGTCAAAAAGCCCGTGTACGAGACCAAGACTCGCACGATCAATTACACCGTGATGAAGCCCGTTTACGAGCAACATCAAAAGGTGATCAACTACACGGTCAAAAAGCCCGTGTACGAAACCAAGACTCGTACGATCAACTACACGGTCATGAAGCCCGTGCACGAGACTCGCACGAAGACCATCAACTACACCGTGATGGTCCCGACGTACGAAACCAAGACTCGTACGATCAACTACACGGTTTACAACACCGTGAAGGAAAACAAGGTTCGCACCGAGACGTACAGCGTCATGGTTCCGCAAACCTACACCAAGACGATCACCGTGAACACGGGATCGTGGGAAACCCAAACCGAAACCATCCCGGGTCCGGTCCAACGCCGCGTCGTTCGCGAACCCGGCACTTGGTCGTACGATCCTTGCAGCTGCAAGTGCGTCTACACCCCCGGTGAATGCCGCGTCGAGTGCGTGCAATGCCCGCCGAAGACGATCTGCAAGAAGGTCTGGGTCCCGAGCTGCGAGCAGCGTGAAGTGACCTGCACGAAGTACGTCAAGGAATGCCGCACCCGCGAAATTCCTTACACCGTGTGCCGCAAGGTTCCGGAATGCCGTACCAAGGTTTGCGAATACAAAGTTTGCAAGATGGTTCCCGAATGCCGCACCAAGACCTGCAACTACACCGTTTGCAAGATGGTCCCCGAGTGCCGCACGAAGACCTGCAACTACACCGTTTGCAGCTACGTTTGCGAGCAACGTCAAAAGGTTTGCAACTACACGACCTGCAAGATGGTCCCCGAGTGCCGAACCAAGACCTGCACCTACAAAGTTTGCAACTACGTTTGCGAACAACGTCAAAAGGTTTGCAACTACACGACCTGCAAGATGGTCCCCGAGTGCCGCACCAAGACCTGCACCTACAAGGTTTGCAAGATGGTCCCCGAGTGCCGCACCAAGCAAGTTTGCTACACCGTTTGCCGTCCTGAGTGCTACACGAAGATCGTCAAGGTCGCCAAGTGCCGTAAGGTTTGCGAACCTTACACCGTCACCAAGTGCGTGCCGCGAGTCGTGTGCAAGCAAGTCCCGGTCACCGTTTGCTGCCCCGCTCCGACCTGCTGCGGTTCGTCCGTCAGCAGCGCCAGCGACATGGGTGCATGCGGATGTGGCGACAGCAGCTGCGGTGGCGGCTGTGGCGCCGCTGCCGACTGCGGCTGCGACGCCGGTTGCGGTTGTGCCGCTCCGGCTCCCGCTTGCTGCCCGGCCAAGAAGAGCTGCATCGAAGGCCTGCTGAACAAGCTGTTCGGTGGCCGTAGCTGCAACAGCTGCTGCGACGTCGCTCCGGCTTGCGGATGCTAATCCGGAAGTTGGAAGTTTCGCCTTCGCGGCGAAGCAACCAAAATTAGGACGTTAGCTACGACGGCGGGTCGAGTCTTCGAAAGAAGATTCGATCCGCCTTTTTTCGTTGGTTCACCCGGCGATCCTGCCAAGCCGTGACACGCGGCGGCGATGCGTGAAGCAGCAAAAAACTTGACCCGCCCGGCCAGAGCGTTAACCTTACCCTTGGAGTGGTGCAAGGAGGGGCCCCTGTTGGTGCGGTCTGTGATGCTGGTGGTGGTTTCATTTTGCCACTTTCGGCCCTTTTTTTGCTCTCTTTCCCAATTTCACACTTCCGCCGCCCTACAGTTGGGTGTCAACAAGATCCATTCGCTCGGGGAATCACCATGAATTGCGGGCCTTTCACCTGTCTACTTTCCGTCGCCGCGGCGGCCGTCGTTTTCACCAGCCAAGCCGCCGCCAATTGGACGGACCAAGCATTTCAGGTGAAATCGCACAACTTCGGGACCGTCGCCGTCGGGGCGAAGACCGAATTTCGGTTTCCGATTTACAACCCGCTGAACCAGCCGATCCATATTCAAACGGTTCGTGCCAGCTGTGGTTGCACCACGCCGATCGTCGAGACGCCGTACATCGAACCCGGTCAATCGGGATCCATCTTGGCTCGGTTCAATACGCCGACCTTCCGTGGAAAGAAAGGTGCCACGCTGACGGTCGTGATTGACAAACCGTATTACACCGAAGTCCGTTTGCGTGTGGACGGTTACATCCGCAGCGATATGGTCTTCCACCCGGGCGAAATCGATTTCGGCATGATCAACCGTGGTGATTCGGTGGACCAGTCGACTCGCGTTCTGTACGCCGGACGTGGCGATTGGCAAATCGTCGACGTCCGCAGCAGCCAGCCGTGGATCCAAGCCAGCAAAGAAGAAGTCAAACGCAGCGGCGGATCGGTCGAATACAAAATCAACGTCGCGATTCGCGAAGACGCACCGATCGGGTTCTTCCAAAACGAAGTCGTTGTGACGACGAACGACCGTTCCATGCCGCGAGTCCCGCTGATCGTCAGCGGACGTGTCGACGCCGCGTTGACGATCGCCCCGCAGTCATTGGCGCTGGGACAACTGAAGATCGGTCAAGCCGTTGAGGAACGTTTGGTGATCCGCGGCCAGGAACCATTCACGATCGACGCGATCGAATGTGAAGGATGGGACATCGCTTTCGAACCCATCACGCAAGCCAAGAAGATGCACATCTTCACGGTCAAGTTCACCCCAACCGAATCTGCGACGTCTCAAAAACAGACGGTTGTTATCAAAACCGGTGGTGACAAACCGGTGACCGCCAAGGCGATGTTGACTGCCGACGTTCAATAACGACGCGTTCGCCGAGAGAATGCATACGGTGATCAAGACGATCGGTCAGCCAAACGTCACCTGACGATCCAATCGCCAAGCAAAGCCTTAGACATTTACAGCAAAAAGCCGAGTCAGTCCCACTGGATCGACTCGGTTTTTTTCGTGCGCCGACAAAGCCACGGTGCAACAACCGACATCAAATCTCAGATCAAATCGCGCAGCGAATCGATCGCCAATGGTTCCTTGGTTGCAAACGGTTCGCCGTATCGACGATTGATCAGTTTGCCCCAGTACGCCGCATCGTCGCGGACGCGATCGATCATTGTCGGTGGTTCGGTCGGCCGTCCGGTGATGAATTGGCTCTCGTACGCCATCACCGAGGCGATCTTTTGGTCCCAGTGGTCGCTGATGTCAACAATCCAGCTGGGTTGAACTGCCAATCGCAGGTGGATACAGAAGTAGTAATAGACTCGTTCGGGATGGAACCGATCGCCGGGCATGTCCGTCTTGCTTAGCTTTGCCCAAAACCTTGCCGCTTCAACCAGTTCTGTTGCCGCGACATGGTCCGGATGTGCGTCCATCCAATAGGGTGCGAACAGCCATCGCGGCCGCAGCATCCGAAAGAAACTGGCCAACAATTCGCGGGCTTCCAGGGTGGCTTGCAGTTTTCGATTGGTCAGGCCGGCATTGCCACGCCACGTCAAACGAAGGGCTTCGGTGGCTGACGCGGTTTCGGCTTGACGGATCGAATCGCTGCCGTGCGGGGTGGGTTCGCCGGAGGTCAAATCCAACACGCCGACACGCATGCCGGCATCAATCATCTTGGCGATGGTCCCGCCCATGCCCAATTCGGCATCGTCCGGATGCGGGGCGATGACCAGGAAATCCAGCGGTTCAACGTCAATGCTGCGTGGGTCAGTGATCACGGGTCATGGATCCCTAGAATCGGTGGTGGCGTCGTCTGTGGACTCGGGTGCAAGTTCTGGAAACCGAAAACAGATGGCGTGACGGTCGTTGCGAACGAGCAGGTATCGTCCGGCCACGGTGGGGATGTTCCATGTCTTGGATTCCAAGGCTGGCAAACGCAAAAGTTCGACAAACTCCCTCGGGTTGGCCTCGCACAGACTGATGGCACCGGGTTCGGTTTGCACGATCAGCACATCCTGGCACAGCAACAGTTGACCCTGGCCGCATCGATCGCGCCGCGGCTGGACCCAGCGTCGATCAGGCTCGGTCAAATCGACACATTCCAACATGCCGTTGCTGATGCCACAGGCGATGTCGCCGTCGATTGCCGCATGATTGAATTTGGTTTTCACCAGTCGAGAGCTGGCCCAGATTTCATCCGCCGACCATGCATTGCCGGTGTACGACAACTGCACCAGTGCGCTGCCGCCACCGTAGCCTTTGCCGATCAAGAAGCGATCCTGACCGACGGGAATGACCGAGGCACAGTTGGCACCGCCCGATGAATCGCCGTCCCACGGGAACGACCACAGGACCGTGCCGTCGGAAACCGCATGCCCGGTGATGGACGCCTCGTTGACGATCACAATCTGTCGCGAATCGGGTGCACCATTGGGCGCAAACTGGATCAGCTGGGCGGATGCGTAGCTGATTTGAGCGTCACCCGATTTCCAAACCACGTCGCCGGTGTCGGCATTCAATGCGATCAGGCTGCGCTGGTTTGCATCGTCGGACGATTCATCGGCACCGTAGGGCAGCACGCAAAGGTTGTCGACGATCAAAGGTGAACCGGAGCGTCCCCATTCGATTTCGGATTCCGATGCGGCTTGATCCCAGCCGGCCAGTTCCAATAAGTCGACCGACCAGTGGACATCGCCACGGTGTAGGTCGATGCAGTGGACACGTCCGCTGGCCCCCTGGGTGTAAACCTTATCGCCGACGATCGTTGGGGTGCTGCGTGGGCCTTCGCCGCCAAGCGCGTTGAAGTGATACGCGTCAGTGGTGACTTTCCAAATCAGATCGCCGGAAATCAATTCGTAAGCGGTGACCCATTCTTGCCGGTCGCGTTGTTCCAACGTCACGGCGAGCCCGTCGGAAACGGCAAAGGAGGCCCAGCCGCTTCCCACGCCGATTTTCCAAAGCTGATCGACTTCGCCGACCGAGGTGGGGATCGCGAATGAACGTTGGGGCAGAACGCCGTTTCGATGGGGGCCGAGAAACTGTGGGAATCGGGCGATCAAATGGTCAGGCACCGAATCGATCGCTTCGTCTTCGTCCATCGACTGGATCGGCGCGTCCGCGGCCGAGGTGCCTTTGGGATCGGATTGCATCGGTTGGATGCGGCCGGTTCCCGACCATCGCCAGGCAAAGGTGGGGACCATTTCACCGCTGAAGCCTTCGAAACGCAGACAGGCGATCGCCAGCAACAGGCCGGTCCCCAAAACCGCCGGCAACACCGGTCGGTATCCAAGGCGTCGCAAACCAATCTGGATCATCACCAATCCGGCCAATCCACCGATGCCGCCGGCGATCAGAGAGTGGATCAACGATTGTTGAAAATCCGTTTCGTGTGCACGGGTGTAGAACCAGTAGATCAACCCCGCGGTGACCGCCAAGACGGCCAGACCGATCACGATCAGGCGACCGGCCGTCGCGTCCGGGGTGGACGTCGCCTGGGGGGCATTGGATACATCGTTCATCAAGCTGGAAATTCCGTTGTTCGACCGTGTCGATGGGCACGTCGGTCAGCGACCAATGCGAAGGCCCCAGATCGTTTCGTCCAGCGGAGCATTGCCCAAACGCCCTTGCCGGTCAACGTCGGTCAGTTCGTCCATCGTGGTGGCAAGCCGAACATTCCAGTGACGTACGGCAATTTGCGACCAACGCTGCATGGATGAAACTTCCATGACCGAATCCTGGTCGTTTCCGCCTTCGACGGCGATGACGGCGGTGTTGATGGTCCGCGGCAAACGGTCCAGGTCGGCATCTCTCCCGGAAAGCGAGACTTCGGTTGCCTCGATACTGGCTCGGGACGATTCTTTGATCCGATTCTGTGCCAGCAGCGCGATGGACAATTCACTGCGTAACCAGCGGTCACGGGGATAGTCGCTGCAGGCGGCATACAAAGTCGCGACGGCAGCGTTGCGTTGTTCTTGCGACAGCTTGGGCCAGTCGATCGCAATCTCGGTGGCTTTGACGATCAGGTGGTCGGGGTTTCGCTGGACCACCGGTGCAATGACTTGTGACGCTTCGTCCAACCATGTCGACCAGTCCGTTTCATCCGAATCAACGGCCAGCGATTCTTTGCGAAAGCGCAGCAGCAGGGTTCGGGCCAGCACCAGATTGGCGGCATCGCGCAGCGAGAGTTCTGGCAGCGGCTGGATGACGCGATTGGAAACATCGCTTGAATCAGCCGTGTCGGTATCGGTGGTTGTTCCAGCCCTTGACGCCGCATCGATCTGGCCGGCCGCGAGGGCTTGGGCCTGTTCCAGTCCCCGCCGCGCCAACAATTCCGCTTTTTCCAGTGACTCGTTTTCAACAGCGACTTGCGCGCGGGCGATCGATAGTGACGCGGCGGCGACCGGTTCCTGAACCATTTGCATGATGTCACGCTGCAAATTGGCGGCTTCGTCCGCCGTCAGCCCGGTTCCCAGACGCAATAGCAGACGCCAAGCCAGCAAACAGTCCGGGTGGCGATCCAGCAGGCTGGTCAGTGGTCCGACGAGTGTGGATTCCGGACGTTGATTCGCGTGACGTTCGGCAAAGTCGGCCAAGAAAACGCGTTGTCGCATCTGATCCAGACAGCGACGTTGGGTATCGTTTTTGGCGACGACAACATTGATGGCATCAATGGCTTCGTCGAATCGGCTTTGCAGCATCAGACACTCGGCCATTCGCATGCCGGCGGCAAACGATTCTTTGGATTGCAGCCATGATGCGGCGAACGCTTCTTCGGCCTTTTGAAGTGCTTTGTCGGCGTCGTCGATGCGGCCCAGTTCGATCAGTGACCAGATCATCGGCAACCGCACGTCACCGCGGTCGTCGACGACGGTTTCCTGCAGATACACCGCTCCGTCCATTTTGCCGGTCGACGATTCCAAAACGGACAGGGCAACAATGGCGTCGATGTCACGCTGGTTGTTCTCGGGGTCGCCGGCGGCGGCGTTACGCAAGTGATGACGCAGTCGCGACATGCCTTCGCGGCTTTGGATGTGGTACTGCTTGTCGACCAGAAACTCCGCCAGCCAGTGGTTGGCGTAGTCCATCGCTTTGGTGATCGGTTCGCCTTCTTCCCAACGCGTCAGCTGATAGACGTCTTGGATTGATTTTTCGACGTCACCGCTGCGATAGACGGCCAGGGCAGCATCCATGGATTGCAACGATGTGTCGGGAGCCTCGGCGATCCGCGTGCCGGCAAAGTGTTCGACCGCGATGTAGCTGAGCCATCCGATCGCGGCGACACCGGAAACGCCGGCAAAAACCAGCCAGTACAGGTTTTCCTTGATCCAGCGTTTGCGATGGTGTTTCTTGTCGCGTTTTTGTCGCCGAAGCTGGGCTTCTTCCGCCGGAGAAAGCTGCTGTTTCGATCGCATCGTGTCGTACTATACGGTCACTGGGGGTGGAGCCGCCAAAGGCCGATCGGTCATCATCTGTGATGGCGGATGTGGTGGCCGGCTGGAACGATTCTAATGATTCGATCTTTGTAATGGGGCGACGCCGGGTGACTGGCACGGCATTGGCACCGAAGTCGTGGATACTCGACACGGAAGATTCCGATTGCCCCCACTTTGACGTCCCCCGAGTCGTCGCCTTGAAGTTTGACGCATTGAAGTTTGACGCATTGAAGTTTGACGCATTGAAGTTTGACGCATTGAAGTTTGACCATGATTAGCCACTGGACACAGCATCCGCTGACCCAGAATCGGCCGCTGCCGGCACGCGTCAGCTTTATCTCGGATCTGCATTTGTTCAGTTCCCGCTGTGTCGCCGATCAACATGCCCATGCCATCCGACAAGCGGTCCGGTGGAGTCAGGTGTGTGTGTGGGGCGGCGACTTGTTCGATTTTCGCTGGAGCCGCGTCGGTTCGACGCACCAAACCATTGATGCGGCCATCGAGTGGTTGGACCAGTGGTGCGTTGAATTCCCGGATCACATGTTCGTGTATCTGCGGGGCAACCATGACGCCCACCAACCGTTTGAAGATCGCATCGCCACGTGGTCCGATTCACGATCGAATTTGGCCAACGGGCTGGACGCGATGCGGATTGCCGACACCCTGTTTGTTCACGGCGACGTGATCGAAAAACAGGGTACCCAAGAATCGTTTGAAAAGTATCGGCACAAGTGGAGCCGCAAGCGGCCGGCCGGGAATTTGCACAATCGAGCCTACGATGCGGCGATCGCGTTTCGGTTGCACTGGGCGACCGCCAAGATGGTGCATCCGATCGACCGAACGTGCCGGCGATTGTTGCATTGGATGCGACATCAACATCCGACCGACGGACGCGGAGTCGACCGAATCGTGTTTGGCCACACGCACCAACGGATCGATGGTCGCGAGGTCGGCGGAGTGCGTTTTTACAACGGCGGCGCCGCCATCCGACACGTCGGATTCTTGCCGGTACGAATCGTGATGGATCCGCACCCGAGGTGAACCATGTCCGCGGACCCACACAGTCCAGGCACGTCGTACCCGGACCGGTCCGTGATCTGTGACGAGTGATTCTTGCCTACAGCGCCAGCAGCAAACGACTGGGGGCTTCCAGGTACGCGATCACGTCGTTCAAGAAACGTGCCGCCGCGGCACCGTCGACCAAGCGGTGGTCGTACGACAGGCTAAGCGGCATCATCAAGCGAGGCTGGATCGTTTCATCGGGCATGACGACCGGCAGCTTGCGACTGCGGCCCACCAGCAGAATCGCGACTTCGGGAACGTTGATGATCGGCGTACTGAATTGACCGCCGATCGCGCCCAAGTTGCTGATCGTGAATGTGCCGCCACGCAAATCGTTGACGGCGAACTGGCCGCTGCGGACTTGGCCGGCCATTTCAGCCAGGTTGCGTGTGATTTCCGGCACGCCCATTTGATCGGCGTTGTGCATCACCGGCACGACCAACCCGCGATCGGTGTCCACCGCGATGCCGACGTTGACGTAATCCTTGTAGATGACTTGGCCGTTTTCTTCGTCGACCACGGCGTTGATAACCGGATGGTGACGCAACGCGGTCGCGACGGCTTTGATCAAGAACGGCATCGTGGTCAGTTTCAGACCCTGTGCCGCGTAATCTTCTTTGCTGCTGGATCGCAACCGTTCCAAGTCGGTGACGTCGGCGTCGTCGAAGTTGGTCACGCGAGGCGCGGTGGTCCAAGAGTTGTGCATTTGAGCGGCGATCGTCTTACGGATCTTGCTCATCCGTTCCACACGGATCGGCCCAAAGTCATCCACGTCGGCGGTACCTGCCGGGGTGGGCGAAGTGGGGCTTGCCGACGGGGCCGCGGGGGCCGCCGCAGCGGTGGGAGCGGCGGCTTGTTGACGTGCCGCGCCACTGGTCGCACGCACGACGGCCAAGACGTCGTCACGGGTGATGCGTCCGCCTTCGCCGGAACCCTGGACACGCGACAGATCCACACCGACTTCGCGTGCGAAGCGTCGGATTGCCGGACCAGCGGCGATGACGGCGCCCGATGGCGGGGCGACCGGTGCAGCGACAGGCGGTTGCACCGGAGCAGCCGGCGCGGGAGTGGACGGCGGCGCGGCCGCTGGTGGCTGGGCAGCGGGTTGTTGCGCTGGTGCAGCAGGTTGTGCCGGAGCAGGCGGAGTCGCCGCGGCCGGCGGTTGTGGTGTGGGTTCCGGTTCGGGCGCTGCCGCGGGTTCAGGCGTCGCCGGAGCGGCGGGTTCTGGTTCCTTGGCTTCTGGTTGGGCGGCTTCCGGTTGGCTGGGGGCCGAATCGCCACCGCCGCTGGCACCGGCGGCTTCTTCGACTTCCAGCAAGACGGCGCCGATCGGCACCGTGTCGCCTTCGCTGATCGAGATCTTGGTCACCTTGCCGCCGACCGATGCCGGGACCGGAACGGTGGCTTTGTCGGTTTCCATTTCGACGATGTCGTCGCCGGCGTTGATGACGTCGCCGACGCTGACAAAGATTTCAAGGACATCGCCGGATTCGATGCCGTCACCCAACTCGGGAAGTTTGACTTCGGTCATGTTGCTAATGCGGGGGGATGGTGTTCGTGTTCGGAAAAGGTCGAAAGGTTCAAAAGATCATGGGGATCAGGCGTGGCCATGCGGATCGGCGTCCGGCCGATCATGCATAGTACGGATCCGCCTTTTCCGGGTCGTAGTCCAGTTCTTTGATTGCCGCGGCGACATCGTCGGCGGACAACACGTCGGCGTTTGCCAGTCGGCTGAGCGTTGCGATGGTGATGGATTCCGCGTCGACTTCGAAGTGACGTCGCAATGCTTCGCGTGTTTCACTGCGTCCCATGCCGTCGGTCCCCAGCACGCAATAGTCGCCCGGGATCCACGGTGTCAATTGTTCGCCCAGGGCACACACGTAATCGCTGGCCGAGATGAACGGACCTTCGACGCCATCGAGAATCGTTTCCAGATAGCTCTTACGCGGCGTTTCGGTCGGATGCAGCATGTTCCAGCGTGCACAGCTTTGGGCATCGCGACGCAGTTGCGTGTAACTGGTCACACTCCAGACGTCGCTGGCGATGCCGTACTTTTCGGCCAACAGTTCTTGTGCGGCCAAGGCGGAATTCAGGATCGCACCGCTGCCGAACAGTTGCACCCGAGCCTTCGCATTGTCGACGTCCTTGGATCGGAACTTGTACATCCCCTTGATAATGCCTTCTTCACAACCTTCGGGCATTTCCGGGTGGTTGTAAGGATCGTTTTCGGCGGTGATGTAATAGATGCACTGTTCGCCGTCGGCGTACATCCGTTGCAAGCCTTCTTGAATGATCACGACGACTTCATAAGCGAACGCCGGATCGTAGGCCCGAACGGTGGGGAACGCGATTGCGTTGAGCAGGCTGTGACCGTCCTGGTGTTGCAAACCTTCGCCGTTCAGCGTGGTGCGGCCGGCGGTACCACCGATCAGGAATCCCTTGGCCCGCATGTCGGCCGCTGCCCAGATCAGGTCACCGATCCGTTGGAATCCGAACATGCTGTAATAGATATAGAA belongs to Crateriforma spongiae and includes:
- a CDS encoding 2-oxo acid dehydrogenase subunit E2, with amino-acid sequence MTEVKLPELGDGIESGDVLEIFVSVGDVINAGDDIVEMETDKATVPVPASVGGKVTKISISEGDTVPIGAVLLEVEEAAGASGGGDSAPSQPEAAQPEAKEPEPAAPATPEPAAAPEPEPTPQPPAAATPPAPAQPAAPAQQPAAQPPAAAPPSTPAPAAPVQPPVAAPVAPPSGAVIAAGPAIRRFAREVGVDLSRVQGSGEGGRITRDDVLAVVRATSGAARQQAAAPTAAAAPAAPSASPTSPTPAGTADVDDFGPIRVERMSKIRKTIAAQMHNSWTTAPRVTNFDDADVTDLERLRSSSKEDYAAQGLKLTTMPFLIKAVATALRHHPVINAVVDEENGQVIYKDYVNVGIAVDTDRGLVVPVMHNADQMGVPEITRNLAEMAGQVRSGQFAVNDLRGGTFTISNLGAIGGQFSTPIINVPEVAILLVGRSRKLPVVMPDETIQPRLMMPLSLSYDHRLVDGAAAARFLNDVIAYLEAPSRLLLAL